The Cognaticolwellia beringensis genome segment CCTATATTGCCTTGCAATTACGCGCTATTAGTACCAGTTTTGATTTACTCACAGGCACTTTTCAATCAGGCATTAGTACGGCATTTGTGGTGACCATTGTCTTAATTGTCTTTAGTATTTTTTTTGGTACTCGACAAATTGCTGCCAGTAAGCAGAACCAAGGCTTAGTATTAGCGATTGCTTTTAGTTCTGTGGTTAAATTGTTGGCGCTAACGGCCGTGGGAATTTTTGCAACGTTTTTTGTTTTTGATGGTTTTGCCGATCTCGCTGCCCAGCAACAAAGTAAACAATTATTTACTGAGACAAACTCTGTTTATTTAAGTGTTGCCCATGCACTTTTGGGCGCCATTACTATTTTCGTTTTGCCGCAGCAATTTCATATGATGATGATTGAAAACCATCACCCACAAGAGTTAAAAACTGCTCGCTGGCTATTTCCATTGTATTTCATTTTAATTAATATTTTTGTTTTACCCATTGCCATTGCAGGCTTGATCACTTTTCCTGGCGGCAGTGTAGACGCAGACACCTATGTATTAACGCTGCCATTGTTCTTTCAACAAGCTTGGTTAGGTGTAGTGGTATATATTGGCGGCTTAGCGGCAGCAACGAGTATGGTTATTGTATCTGCTATTGTCTTGAGTACAATGATTTCAACCGAAGTGATAACGCCCTTAACGTTGAAATTTAAATATTTTAGCAAGGAAGGCGCACCGCAATTTTCAGGCTTACTATTAAAACAACGCCGCCTTACCATTATCGCAATATTGTTATTCGCTTTTGCTTTTGAACGCAGCATAAATCAGCAAAGCCATTTAGCCAGTATTGGCTTGCTCTCATTCGTTTTATTATCGCAATTTGCACCGGCAATTATCGGCGCATTATATTGGCGAAAAGCCAATGGAAAAGGCGCTTTAACTGGATTGATTATCGGTAGCGTTATGTGGTTCTTTACCTTACTGTTACCGATTATTACGCCTAATTTAGCTTGGGTAGAAAATGGCGTTTTTGGACTTGCTTGGCTAAAGCCTACCGCTTTATTTGGTCTAGACTTTTTAGATTTAACCAGCCATGGCGTATTCTATAGCTTAATGAGTAATATCATTTGTTTTGTCGTTGTTTCATTACTGACCCATCGCAGTGTGGGTGAAAAACTCCAAGCCGATATTTTTATCTCTAAAAGTCAGCGAAAATTCGAACGTAATTTAAGCACTGAGGATCTTTACAGCTTATTAATGCGCTTTATCGATAAAAGCTCTGCAGATGCTTTTTTGCAAATTGCAAAGTCGAATCAAGCGAATCAAAACAACTTAAATGTTGAGCCAGTAAATCTGATTGAATATACCCGTTTACAACTTTCTGGCGTTTTAGGTTCGGCTTCAACGCGTATGGTAATGAAAGCGGCTTCAACCTCTGAAAGAATGCCACTTGAAGATGTTGTCAGTATTGTGGATGAAGCGAATGAAATGTTTCGCTTTAACCGAGAGTTATTACAATCAGGCGTTGAAAATATAGAGCAAGGTATTAGTGTTGTTGATGCCGACATGAGATTAGTGGCATGGAATCAGCGTTATATTCAATTATTGGATTACCCTGAAGGTTTTGTGCAAGCCGGTTTGCCCATTGAAACCTTATTAAATTTTAATATCTCAAGAGGTATTATTGCCGGTGGCGCCAATAATGATCAGATGATCGCTAAACGTATCGCTCATATGAAAAATGGTGACAGCCATCACTTTGAACGAAAAATGCCTAATGGCATGGTACTCGAAATTCGTGGTCAGTCGATGCCAGCAGGCGGATTTGTTAGTACTTTTTCAGATATAACGGCTCACATTGAAGCCGAAAAGGCTTTACAAAAAGCCAACGAAAACCTTGAAAAACGTGTTGAAAGTCGTACCCAAGAATTACAAAAAGCTAAAGCCGAAGCCGAAGCCGCCTATAGCAGTAAAAGCAGATTTTTAGCAGCAGCAAGTCACGATTTGATGCAGCCATTTAATGCCTTATCTTTATTTACTTCTATGTTAAAAAATAAAGTACAAGGTGAAGAGCTAACGGCACTTGCCGAACACATTGACGATTCATTAAATGTAGTAGAAGCCTTATTGTCTGATTTAGTCGAAATTTCTCGCCTAGATAGTAGTTCTGAGAAAATTGATAAAAGCCACTTTGCCCTCGATGATTTACTCAGCCCATTAAACAATGAATTTACGGCATTAGCCACGCAAGCAGGCATACACTTTTCTTATCAACTCAGTCAGTGTGTAGTGCATTCTGATAAACGCATGTTAAGACGAGTAATACAAAACTTTTTGTCGAATGCGGTACATTATTGTAACGATAAACAAGGTGAAAAATCGACGATTGCCAATCGTATTGTGTTAGGTATAAGAAGAACCCAAGCGATGATTCGCGTTGAAGTTTGGGATAACGGTCCA includes the following:
- a CDS encoding PAS domain-containing hybrid sensor histidine kinase/response regulator; protein product: MLAWLSIDTWLITVLSIGYLCLLFLVAYKGQNQSSEQWRCKPWVYSLSLAVSCTSWAFYGTVGQAATTGAWLAPLYIGTIMCLVFAWPMLMKMLNIIKRQNLTSIADFIAFRYDRSPKIAITVALIALVGTVPYIALQLRAISTSFDLLTGTFQSGISTAFVVTIVLIVFSIFFGTRQIAASKQNQGLVLAIAFSSVVKLLALTAVGIFATFFVFDGFADLAAQQQSKQLFTETNSVYLSVAHALLGAITIFVLPQQFHMMMIENHHPQELKTARWLFPLYFILINIFVLPIAIAGLITFPGGSVDADTYVLTLPLFFQQAWLGVVVYIGGLAAATSMVIVSAIVLSTMISTEVITPLTLKFKYFSKEGAPQFSGLLLKQRRLTIIAILLFAFAFERSINQQSHLASIGLLSFVLLSQFAPAIIGALYWRKANGKGALTGLIIGSVMWFFTLLLPIITPNLAWVENGVFGLAWLKPTALFGLDFLDLTSHGVFYSLMSNIICFVVVSLLTHRSVGEKLQADIFISKSQRKFERNLSTEDLYSLLMRFIDKSSADAFLQIAKSNQANQNNLNVEPVNLIEYTRLQLSGVLGSASTRMVMKAASTSERMPLEDVVSIVDEANEMFRFNRELLQSGVENIEQGISVVDADMRLVAWNQRYIQLLDYPEGFVQAGLPIETLLNFNISRGIIAGGANNDQMIAKRIAHMKNGDSHHFERKMPNGMVLEIRGQSMPAGGFVSTFSDITAHIEAEKALQKANENLEKRVESRTQELQKAKAEAEAAYSSKSRFLAAASHDLMQPFNALSLFTSMLKNKVQGEELTALAEHIDDSLNVVEALLSDLVEISRLDSSSEKIDKSHFALDDLLSPLNNEFTALATQAGIHFSYQLSQCVVHSDKRMLRRVIQNFLSNAVHYCNDKQGEKSTIANRIVLGIRRTQAMIRVEVWDNGPGIALAQQKAIFREFERLEQNREIPGLGLGLAISERIANLLGLKISVKSQLGKGTCFSIEIPRVRESEAATVNANTSKKFNKTLEAKTQASPEKPFSNIVVLLIDNDELMLTALTSQLIDWGCKVLTAHDQASCQQTLANGEIKPHIVIADYHLDYGNNGVELVRTLLETQQWKLPTIICSADPSENVRQHTSDAEFLFLRKPVKSLALKRMMRQLLVIN